The following are encoded in a window of Paraburkholderia hospita genomic DNA:
- a CDS encoding DUF1330 domain-containing protein, whose amino-acid sequence MATYIVFTKESTQDQGELDIYQSKVGETFKGHPVKILAAYGPQQVLEGEAPEGVVIVEFPSTAAARAWYDGPAYQEVAQHRFKGARYRAVLVEGV is encoded by the coding sequence ATGGCGACTTATATTGTCTTCACGAAGGAAAGCACGCAGGATCAGGGTGAACTCGACATCTATCAAAGCAAGGTGGGCGAGACCTTCAAAGGTCATCCTGTCAAGATTCTCGCTGCCTACGGACCTCAACAGGTTCTTGAGGGCGAAGCGCCTGAGGGCGTCGTGATCGTGGAGTTTCCGTCGACTGCGGCCGCGCGTGCGTGGTACGACGGCCCGGCGTATCAGGAAGTCGCACAGCACCGGTTCAAGGGCGCACGCTATCGCGCCGTTCTTGTCGAAGGCGTGTAA
- a CDS encoding cupin domain-containing protein — protein MFNFFDIDKIIDQFPDEADSTIVDVYLTDELSASSRLFRVYYPIPRHYHETCEEHLYLLTGKVAFSIEDEAPRILAAGQLVTFERNTIHAITEILDSPAVFFTVDAPRRVPTDVVYVNPDDAKIRPFVTHLKTS, from the coding sequence TTGTTTAATTTCTTTGACATAGACAAGATCATCGACCAATTTCCGGACGAGGCCGATAGCACGATCGTCGACGTCTACCTGACCGATGAGCTTTCTGCTAGCTCACGACTCTTTCGTGTTTATTACCCGATTCCTCGCCACTACCACGAGACGTGCGAAGAACATCTCTACCTCCTGACCGGGAAGGTTGCCTTCTCGATCGAGGACGAGGCGCCTCGCATCCTCGCTGCGGGCCAGCTGGTGACCTTTGAGCGGAACACCATACACGCGATCACTGAAATACTCGACTCGCCAGCGGTCTTCTTTACCGTTGACGCTCCTCGTCGTGTGCCGACCGATGTCGTGTATGTGAATCCGGACGACGCGAAAATCCGGCCTTTCGTGACCCACCTGAAAACTTCCTGA
- the hpnI gene encoding bacteriohopanetetrol glucosamine biosynthesis glycosyltransferase HpnI: MATSALFSTATLLPVGMALHALAYFCGACASFGIAYTVTAIALVGSFFARNTIKAPSYPPVTVIKPLRGMETALLPNLVSFCEQVYPGAVQYLFGVHDPDDPALEVVEELRRLHPGAHITVVADSKLHGSNRKVSNLLNMLPSAVHEFFVFADSDVSVGRDYLRRIMDELQAERVGLVTCAYVGVPDPGFWPRFSARAIDYQFLPGVAMGLALGLAKPCFGQTIALRRKTLDEIGGLRQFSNFLAEDHAIGCAVRATGQKVVIPGFVIGHACTESTASRLIEHELRWSRTIRRIDPLGHFGSALSYPVALSVFALLLAGASMWSVWLLIAALCARVLLQIRIDTTLRRPVRDFWLLPLWDLIAFAILCASFLSSRVVWRGVSFNVDRRGLLKITPANRSAKESTLSRDPSR, translated from the coding sequence ATGGCGACGAGTGCCTTGTTTTCGACTGCAACCTTGCTGCCTGTCGGAATGGCACTACATGCGCTTGCATATTTTTGCGGTGCCTGCGCGTCATTCGGAATCGCCTACACCGTCACGGCCATTGCGCTGGTGGGTTCGTTTTTTGCGCGGAACACTATCAAGGCACCCAGCTATCCGCCTGTGACGGTGATCAAGCCTCTACGTGGTATGGAAACAGCGTTGCTACCTAATCTGGTGAGCTTCTGCGAACAGGTTTATCCGGGGGCGGTGCAATACCTCTTTGGAGTTCATGATCCGGATGACCCCGCATTGGAGGTAGTCGAGGAACTTCGGCGTCTGCACCCGGGCGCACATATCACGGTTGTCGCCGATAGCAAGTTGCACGGTTCGAACCGGAAAGTGAGCAACCTGCTTAACATGCTTCCTTCAGCGGTTCATGAGTTCTTCGTTTTTGCAGACAGTGACGTGTCGGTGGGGCGAGATTACCTTCGCAGAATAATGGACGAACTGCAGGCGGAGCGCGTGGGTCTTGTGACATGCGCATACGTCGGCGTACCCGATCCAGGCTTTTGGCCGAGGTTTTCAGCGAGAGCCATCGACTATCAGTTCTTGCCCGGTGTCGCGATGGGTCTCGCGCTTGGCCTGGCCAAGCCGTGTTTCGGGCAGACAATCGCGCTGCGTCGTAAAACTCTGGATGAGATTGGCGGGCTTCGTCAGTTTTCCAATTTTCTTGCGGAAGATCACGCCATTGGGTGTGCTGTGCGCGCGACAGGACAAAAGGTGGTCATCCCGGGATTCGTGATCGGACATGCGTGCACGGAATCCACGGCTTCTCGTCTTATCGAACATGAGTTGCGCTGGAGCAGGACAATCCGGCGGATCGATCCACTCGGCCACTTCGGTTCGGCGCTGAGCTATCCCGTCGCACTGTCGGTATTCGCGCTATTGCTCGCGGGGGCGTCGATGTGGTCAGTGTGGTTGCTTATCGCTGCCTTGTGCGCGAGAGTGTTATTGCAGATCCGCATCGATACCACGCTGAGGCGGCCGGTTCGCGATTTTTGGCTCTTGCCATTGTGGGATCTCATTGCTTTCGCCATACTTTGCGCAAGCTTTCTGTCGTCACGAGTTGTATGGCGAGGCGTGAGTTTCAATGTTGACCGCCGTGGGTTGCTGAAAATCACACCCGCCAATCGATCCGCCAAAGAATCAACCCTATCTCGTGATCCATCTCGATGA
- a CDS encoding lysylphosphatidylglycerol synthase domain-containing protein, protein MIHLDDQAYQQTAFAGMIFALVILWGSHPEEVLLLLRDAGSGLLLAGFAHILPMLANARDWQTLIRGANRPTLLSMLKLVRIRESVNCMLPVARIGGEHVSFQILRRSGVSFTADMRSRSDAGA, encoded by the coding sequence GTGATCCATCTCGATGATCAGGCATATCAGCAGACAGCGTTTGCGGGAATGATTTTCGCGCTAGTGATCCTTTGGGGCAGCCACCCGGAAGAAGTGCTCCTCCTGTTGCGGGACGCAGGCTCGGGATTGCTTCTCGCGGGGTTCGCCCACATTCTGCCAATGCTGGCCAACGCGCGCGACTGGCAAACACTGATACGTGGTGCAAACCGCCCAACGTTGCTGTCGATGTTGAAACTGGTCCGAATACGCGAGTCGGTGAACTGCATGCTGCCGGTTGCCCGTATCGGCGGGGAGCACGTTTCATTCCAGATTCTGCGGCGTTCTGGAGTGAGCTTTACGGCAGATATGCGAAGCCGCAGTGACGCGGGCGCATGA
- a CDS encoding lysylphosphatidylglycerol synthase domain-containing protein, with protein MKYLGSVAALCGLAFALWLVWHDHPAAVLQLLRGAGMGLVLAALLHILPMCANAWDWRTLIRVRERPSFPAMLRLVWIRESINGLLPVARIGGEIVSFRLLGRAAMRPATAAAGLVVDMQLTLISQLLFALVAAGYVLEHSSSDVARFAGRLAWAIAALAPALVLFALVHHARPFERAARTLNRITSGKVVDLVGRSARIDQSIKLIWRQTGIVVRYLLIWQTLQCAGYALEIWFALHVLGADATFAQAFVIEALIQLVSSAAFLVPGGLGVQEGGFVLIGGLLGFDAPTCLALAGARRVRDLLFYVPGLLAWQVAEYALPSTRRVEGAD; from the coding sequence ATGAAATACCTTGGAAGTGTTGCCGCCTTATGCGGTCTCGCGTTCGCGCTATGGCTCGTGTGGCACGATCATCCTGCCGCCGTGCTGCAACTGCTGAGAGGCGCGGGCATGGGCCTCGTGCTGGCAGCCTTGCTGCATATCCTGCCGATGTGCGCGAATGCATGGGACTGGCGCACCCTGATCCGCGTCCGTGAGCGGCCGTCATTCCCGGCAATGCTCAGGCTCGTGTGGATCCGCGAGTCAATCAATGGTCTTTTGCCCGTCGCGCGCATCGGAGGCGAAATCGTTTCGTTCCGGCTGCTCGGGCGCGCGGCTATGCGCCCGGCAACCGCGGCGGCGGGCCTCGTCGTCGACATGCAGCTCACGCTGATCAGCCAGCTCCTCTTTGCTTTGGTCGCCGCGGGCTATGTGCTCGAGCATTCGTCTTCCGATGTGGCGCGCTTCGCAGGCCGCCTCGCCTGGGCCATTGCGGCGCTCGCCCCGGCGCTGGTGCTGTTCGCGCTCGTCCATCACGCACGGCCGTTCGAGCGTGCGGCACGGACCCTCAACCGGATCACGAGCGGCAAGGTGGTCGACCTGGTGGGCAGGTCCGCACGCATCGATCAGTCCATCAAACTGATCTGGCGGCAGACGGGCATTGTCGTCCGCTATCTGCTCATCTGGCAGACGCTGCAATGCGCGGGGTATGCGCTGGAGATCTGGTTCGCGCTGCACGTGCTCGGGGCAGACGCGACCTTCGCACAGGCGTTCGTGATCGAGGCCCTGATTCAGCTCGTCAGCAGCGCCGCCTTCCTGGTCCCGGGGGGCCTCGGCGTGCAGGAGGGCGGCTTCGTGCTGATCGGTGGCCTGCTCGGATTCGACGCGCCGACGTGCCTCGCGCTCGCAGGAGCGCGGCGCGTGCGCGATCTGCTGTTCTATGTGCCGGGCCTGCTTGCATGGCAGGTGGCCGAATATGCCTTGCCGTCGACACGCCGTGTTGAAGGCGCGGACTGA